From Pseudomonas sp. B21-028, one genomic window encodes:
- a CDS encoding ATP-binding protein: protein MIRSLRLRLMLAATILAVLFMLALLPAMQGAFSLALQESIQQRLASDVTTLISAARVENNRLKMPAQLPDERFNLADARLLGYIYDRDGRLVWRSKATRDENINYTPRYDGQGNEFARIREQSGEEFFVYDVEIKLLAGQNAAFSVVTLQPVRDYEVTLQGLRDKLYLGFGAALAVLLALLWIGLTWGLRALRRLSQELDEIEGGTRESLSTEHPRELLRLTGSLNRLLYSEREQRSRYRDSLDDLAHSLKTPLAVLQGVSEDMARRPEDRGQAWVLQTQIERMSQQIGYQLQRASLRKSGLVRHQVRLRPVLQSLCDTLDKVYRDKRVNVRFDLPEHCHVPIEQGALLEMLGNLLENAYRLCLGEVLVSVHQTLGGIELCVGDDGPGVPPDQRARILQRGERLDRQHPGQGIGLAVVKDIIESYGACLTLGDSELGGAAFRVLFPVV from the coding sequence GTGATTCGTTCCCTGCGGTTGCGGTTGATGCTGGCCGCCACGATCCTGGCAGTCTTGTTCATGCTGGCGCTGCTGCCCGCCATGCAAGGCGCGTTCAGTCTGGCGTTGCAGGAATCCATCCAGCAACGCCTGGCCTCGGACGTGACCACGCTGATTTCCGCCGCCCGGGTGGAAAACAATCGCCTGAAGATGCCGGCACAGTTGCCCGACGAGCGTTTCAATCTCGCCGACGCCCGTCTGCTGGGCTACATCTATGATCGCGACGGGCGGCTGGTCTGGCGGTCGAAGGCGACCCGGGATGAAAATATCAACTACACGCCTCGCTATGACGGCCAGGGCAACGAGTTTGCCCGCATCCGTGAGCAGAGCGGCGAGGAGTTCTTTGTCTATGACGTCGAGATCAAGCTGCTCGCCGGCCAGAACGCGGCGTTCAGCGTCGTCACCTTGCAGCCGGTGCGCGATTACGAAGTGACCTTGCAGGGCCTGCGGGACAAGCTCTACCTGGGTTTCGGCGCGGCGCTGGCGGTGTTGCTGGCACTGTTGTGGATCGGTCTGACCTGGGGGCTGCGGGCGTTGCGCCGCCTGAGCCAGGAACTGGATGAAATCGAAGGCGGCACCCGGGAGAGCCTCAGTACCGAGCATCCCCGGGAACTGCTGCGCCTGACCGGCTCCCTCAACCGGCTGTTGTACAGCGAGCGGGAGCAGCGCAGCCGCTATCGAGACTCCCTCGACGACCTGGCCCACAGCCTGAAGACGCCGTTGGCGGTGTTGCAGGGGGTCAGCGAAGACATGGCCCGGCGCCCCGAAGACCGTGGGCAGGCCTGGGTGCTGCAAACCCAGATCGAGCGCATGAGCCAGCAGATCGGCTACCAGTTGCAGCGCGCCAGTTTGCGCAAGAGTGGGCTGGTGCGCCATCAGGTGCGCCTGCGGCCGGTGCTGCAAAGCCTGTGCGACACCCTGGACAAGGTCTACCGCGACAAACGGGTCAATGTTCGTTTCGACCTGCCGGAGCACTGCCACGTGCCGATCGAGCAGGGCGCTTTGCTGGAGATGCTCGGCAACCTGTTGGAAAACGCCTATCGACTGTGCCTGGGCGAAGTGCTCGTCAGCGTGCACCAGACCCTTGGCGGCATCGAGTTGTGTGTCGGGGATGACGGCCCGGGCGTGCCGCCGGACCAGCGTGCGCGGATTCTCCAGCGCGGCGAGCGGCTGGATCGCCAGCATCCGGGGCAGGGAATTGGCCTGGCGGTGGTCAAGGACATCATCGAGAGCTATGGCGCGTGCTTGACCTTGGGGGACTCGGAGCTGGGCGGCGCGGCGTTCCGGGTGCTTTTTCCGGTGGTTTGA
- a CDS encoding response regulator has product MKLLVVEDEALLRHHLQTRLTDSGHVVQAVANAEEALYQVAEFNHDLAVIDLGLPGISGLELIRRLRAQDKTFPILILTARGNWQDKVEGLAAGADDYVVKPFQFEELEARLNALLRRSSGFTQSTIVAGPLRLDLNRKQACLDEEPLALTAYEYRILEYLMRHHQQVVAKDRLMEQLYPDDDERDPNVIEVLVGRLRRKLEAPAGFKPIDTVRGLGYLFNERCQ; this is encoded by the coding sequence ATGAAGTTACTGGTCGTCGAAGACGAAGCGCTGTTGCGCCATCACCTGCAAACCCGTCTCACCGACAGCGGCCATGTAGTGCAGGCCGTCGCCAATGCCGAAGAGGCCCTGTACCAGGTCGCGGAATTCAACCATGACCTGGCGGTGATCGACCTTGGCTTGCCCGGGATCAGCGGCCTGGAACTGATCCGCCGGCTGCGTGCCCAGGACAAGACCTTTCCGATCCTGATCCTTACCGCCCGTGGCAACTGGCAGGACAAGGTCGAAGGCCTGGCCGCCGGGGCCGATGACTATGTGGTCAAGCCGTTCCAGTTCGAGGAACTGGAGGCCCGGCTGAATGCCCTGTTGCGCCGCTCCAGCGGTTTTACCCAGTCGACCATCGTCGCCGGCCCGTTGCGGTTGGACCTCAACCGCAAGCAAGCCTGCCTCGACGAGGAGCCGCTGGCGCTGACAGCCTACGAATACCGCATCCTCGAGTACCTGATGCGTCATCACCAGCAGGTGGTGGCCAAGGATCGCCTGATGGAACAGTTGTATCCCGATGACGACGAGCGCGACCCCAATGTCATCGAAGTCCTGGTCGGGCGCCTGCGCCGCAAACTCGAAGCCCCCGCCGGCTTCAAGCCGATCGACACCGTGCGCGGCCTGGGCTACCTGTTCAACGAGCGCTGCCAGTGA